Proteins encoded together in one Phyllostomus discolor isolate MPI-MPIP mPhyDis1 chromosome 6, mPhyDis1.pri.v3, whole genome shotgun sequence window:
- the LOC114500498 gene encoding retinol dehydrogenase 11-like isoform X1, whose protein sequence is MLLWSLVSTHVWGPGSVLLILVFLLRLSVRLWYKCHLWDLQHCCTDLTGKTAVVTGATSGIGKAVSQELARRGARVILACRNRERGQWALAEIQAASKDACLLLGEVDLSSMASIRSFAQWLLQECPEIHLLVNNAAVCGLPKKLTPEGLDLTFATNYVGPFLLTNLLQGALQRAGSARVVNVSSFMHTSGYIDEEHLTGAGRPLTFNQNYYCSKLLLTSFTGELARRLQGTGVTVNSVHPGVVYTKIMNQFPWSYRFLFWLSSFFIKDPQQGANPILYVSLAKELDGISGKYFSSSCVITLPHKAAQDPHVAQSLWNASVKLTHLNKAD, encoded by the exons ATGTTGCTGTGGTCTCTAGTCAGCACCCATGTCTGGGGCCCTGGCTCTGTCCTCCTCATTCTGGTCTTCCTGCTTAGACTAAGTGTGAGACTCTGGTATAAGTGTCATCTTTGGGACCTCCAGCATTGCTGCACAGACCTGACGGGGAAGACAGCAGTGGTGACTGGGGCCACCAGTG GCATAGGGAAGGCTGTGTCCCAGGAGCTGGCCCGCCGTGGGGCCCGTGTGATCCTTGCCTGTCGGAACCGTGAGCGCGGACAGTGGGCCCTGGCTGAGATCCAAGCAGCCTCAAAGGATGCCTGCCTTCTGCTTGGAGAGGTGGACCTGAGCTCCATGGCCTCCATCCGGAGCTTTGCCCAGTGGCTCCTGCAGGAATGTCCTGAAATACATCTATTGGTTAACAATGCTGCAGTCTGTG GACTCCCCAAGAAACTAACCCCAGAGGGCCTTGATCTCACCTTTGCTACCAATTATGTTGGGCCCTTTCTGCTCACAAACCTACTGCAAG gggCACTACAACGGGCAGGGTCAGCCCGGGTGGTAAATGTGTCTTCCTTTATGCACACATCTGGATACATTGATGAGGAACATCTGACAGGGGCTGGCAGACCTTTGACCTTCAACCAGAACTATTACTGCAGCAAACTGCTTTTGACCTCATTCACTGGGGAGCTTGCCAGGAGACTTCAAGGGACAG GTGTGACTGTGAACTCTGTGCACCCAGGTGTTGTATACACCAAGATCATGAACCAGTTTCCTTGGTCATACCGTTTCCTCTTCTGGCTCTCCAGCTTCTTCAttaag GATCCTCAACAAGGTGCAAACCCAATCCTCTATGTGAGTTTGGCAAAGGAACTGGATGgcatttctggaaaatattttagcaGCTCCTGTGTGATAACTCTTCCCCATAAAGCTGCTCAGGATCCTCATGTGGCCCAAAGCCTCTGGAATGCCTCCGTCAAACTAACACACCTAAACAAGGCGGACTGA
- the LOC114500498 gene encoding retinol dehydrogenase 11-like isoform X3 — protein MLLWSLVSTHVWGPGSVLLILVFLLRLSVRLWYKCHLWDLQHCCTDLTGKTAVVTGATSGIGKAVSQELARRGARVILACRNRERGQWALAEIQAASKDACLLLGEVDLSSMASIRSFAQWLLQECPEIHLLVNNAAVCGLPKKLTPEGLDLTFATNYVGPFLLTNLLQGVTVNSVHPGVVYTKIMNQFPWSYRFLFWLSSFFIKDPQQGANPILYVSLAKELDGISGKYFSSSCVITLPHKAAQDPHVAQSLWNASVKLTHLNKAD, from the exons ATGTTGCTGTGGTCTCTAGTCAGCACCCATGTCTGGGGCCCTGGCTCTGTCCTCCTCATTCTGGTCTTCCTGCTTAGACTAAGTGTGAGACTCTGGTATAAGTGTCATCTTTGGGACCTCCAGCATTGCTGCACAGACCTGACGGGGAAGACAGCAGTGGTGACTGGGGCCACCAGTG GCATAGGGAAGGCTGTGTCCCAGGAGCTGGCCCGCCGTGGGGCCCGTGTGATCCTTGCCTGTCGGAACCGTGAGCGCGGACAGTGGGCCCTGGCTGAGATCCAAGCAGCCTCAAAGGATGCCTGCCTTCTGCTTGGAGAGGTGGACCTGAGCTCCATGGCCTCCATCCGGAGCTTTGCCCAGTGGCTCCTGCAGGAATGTCCTGAAATACATCTATTGGTTAACAATGCTGCAGTCTGTG GACTCCCCAAGAAACTAACCCCAGAGGGCCTTGATCTCACCTTTGCTACCAATTATGTTGGGCCCTTTCTGCTCACAAACCTACTGCAAG GTGTGACTGTGAACTCTGTGCACCCAGGTGTTGTATACACCAAGATCATGAACCAGTTTCCTTGGTCATACCGTTTCCTCTTCTGGCTCTCCAGCTTCTTCAttaag GATCCTCAACAAGGTGCAAACCCAATCCTCTATGTGAGTTTGGCAAAGGAACTGGATGgcatttctggaaaatattttagcaGCTCCTGTGTGATAACTCTTCCCCATAAAGCTGCTCAGGATCCTCATGTGGCCCAAAGCCTCTGGAATGCCTCCGTCAAACTAACACACCTAAACAAGGCGGACTGA
- the LOC114500498 gene encoding retinol dehydrogenase 11-like isoform X2 yields the protein MLLWSLVSTHVWGPGSVLLILVFLLRLSVRLWYKCHLWDLQHCCTDLTGKTAVVTGATSGIGKAVSQELARRGARVILACRNRERGQWALAEIQAASKDACLLLGEVDLSSMASIRSFAQWLLQECPEIHLLVNNAAVCGALQRAGSARVVNVSSFMHTSGYIDEEHLTGAGRPLTFNQNYYCSKLLLTSFTGELARRLQGTGVTVNSVHPGVVYTKIMNQFPWSYRFLFWLSSFFIKDPQQGANPILYVSLAKELDGISGKYFSSSCVITLPHKAAQDPHVAQSLWNASVKLTHLNKAD from the exons ATGTTGCTGTGGTCTCTAGTCAGCACCCATGTCTGGGGCCCTGGCTCTGTCCTCCTCATTCTGGTCTTCCTGCTTAGACTAAGTGTGAGACTCTGGTATAAGTGTCATCTTTGGGACCTCCAGCATTGCTGCACAGACCTGACGGGGAAGACAGCAGTGGTGACTGGGGCCACCAGTG GCATAGGGAAGGCTGTGTCCCAGGAGCTGGCCCGCCGTGGGGCCCGTGTGATCCTTGCCTGTCGGAACCGTGAGCGCGGACAGTGGGCCCTGGCTGAGATCCAAGCAGCCTCAAAGGATGCCTGCCTTCTGCTTGGAGAGGTGGACCTGAGCTCCATGGCCTCCATCCGGAGCTTTGCCCAGTGGCTCCTGCAGGAATGTCCTGAAATACATCTATTGGTTAACAATGCTGCAGTCTGTG gggCACTACAACGGGCAGGGTCAGCCCGGGTGGTAAATGTGTCTTCCTTTATGCACACATCTGGATACATTGATGAGGAACATCTGACAGGGGCTGGCAGACCTTTGACCTTCAACCAGAACTATTACTGCAGCAAACTGCTTTTGACCTCATTCACTGGGGAGCTTGCCAGGAGACTTCAAGGGACAG GTGTGACTGTGAACTCTGTGCACCCAGGTGTTGTATACACCAAGATCATGAACCAGTTTCCTTGGTCATACCGTTTCCTCTTCTGGCTCTCCAGCTTCTTCAttaag GATCCTCAACAAGGTGCAAACCCAATCCTCTATGTGAGTTTGGCAAAGGAACTGGATGgcatttctggaaaatattttagcaGCTCCTGTGTGATAACTCTTCCCCATAAAGCTGCTCAGGATCCTCATGTGGCCCAAAGCCTCTGGAATGCCTCCGTCAAACTAACACACCTAAACAAGGCGGACTGA
- the C6H2orf81 gene encoding uncharacterized protein C2orf81 homolog: protein MAHESSKQVRDRGVTRSKVEKARPPTVPVPQVDIVPGRLTGAEWMALSAQEEGEDVVGDILADLLAGVMDSAFKVYLTRQCIPFTISQAREAMLQVIEWRFLAREGESAVAEDPTWGEAEDEDEEPSASTMDAWAQGSVPVLQVPAWVGLEETFQGKDQGSMDQIPLERSWMDRGFDEQMESLRDTPGSPPKPDLFQEAGHGGPLEELEGQGEGNLSSAGSLNTSLQQSLSVEMVEMVPTGSPNPSLELSQVTSSQESAERARPHSSQFSIEDFYCTPESHAAEDQGTLEEEVPRTASGPTMLSPFASFQLQQPWRTDFQPRVPPYRARRKAALERLPCRSVSPIVEIVDPGSEVDSLGIYRRRQRVKKTETLARRPATGPSFRVSAAAFCPFPPSCSFPALGPGLQILPLSLGQSEEPLLTPENQFLERHLERPCCTSPNLWPAAKWPRGWEREAEMLEELWAGRSRIPPQGLDPHRLPYSEPRILEATSQVMWKPLLQPENSQLVPGVSMWKPTTQELLSSGTPQEEDKEGCTSPPTE from the exons ATGGCGCATGAAAGCTCG AAGCAGGTCCGGGACCGCGGGGTGACCAGATCCAAGGTGGAAAAGGCACGGCCGCCTACTGTGCCTGTGCCGCAAGTGGACATTGTTCCTGGGCGGCTCACTGGGGCTGAGTGGATGGCGCTCTCGGCTCAGGAGGAGGGCGAGGACGTGGTGGGGGACATCTTGGCAGATCTGCTGGCAGGAGTCATGGACTCTGCCTTCAAAGTCTACTTGACCCGGCAG TGCATTCCATTCACTATCAGCCAGGCTCGGGAGGCCATGCTGCAGGTTATTGAGTGGCGCTTCCTGGCCCGGGAAGGAGAGTCTGCAGTGGCTGAGGACCCCACGTGGGGCGAGGCGGAGGACGAGGATGAGGAGCCATCGGCAAGCACAATGGATGCCTGGGCTCAGGGATCTGTGCCGGTGCTGCAGGTGccagcctgggtggggctggaggagaccTTCCAAGGCAAA GACCAAGGTAGCATGGACCAGATTCCTTTAGAAAGATCGTGGATGGATAGAGGCTTTGATGAGCAGATGGAATCGCTGAGAGACACCCCCGGCTCCCCACCCAAACCGGATCTGTTTCAGGAGGCAGGGCATGGGGGTCCTTTAGAGGAACTAGAAGGCCAGGGAGAAGGCAACCTTTCTTCAGCTGGGTCCTTGAACACAAGTCTCCAACAGTCATTGTCTGTGGAGATGGTGGAGATGGTTCCCACTGGCAGTCCCAACCCTTCTTTGGAGCTGTCCCAGGTAACCAGCTCCCAGGAATCTGCCGAGAGGGCACGGCCCCACAGCTCCCAGTTTTCGATAGAGGACTTCTATTGCACACCAGAGTCGCATGCTGCTGAGGACCAGGGAACACTGGAGGAGGAGGTGCCTCGTACAGCCTCGGGCCCCACCATGCTCAGCCCCTTCGCGTCCTTCCAGCTGCAGCAGCCCTGGCGCACGGACTTCCAGCCGAGAGTGCCTCCCTACAGGGCGCGCCGCAAGGCA GCACTGGAGCGGCTGCCGTGCCGCTCAGTAAGCCCAATAGTTGAGATTGTGGATCCAGGCTCTGAGGTGGACTCCCTGGGAATCTACCGCAGGCGCCAGCGGGTCAAGAAGACGGAGACTTTGGCCAGACGCCCAGCCACTGGCCCCAGTTTCCGAGTCTCCGCGGCAGCTTTCTGCCCATTCCCTCCGTCCTGTTCTTTTCCTGCCTTGGGCCCCGGCCTCCAGATTCTCCCTTTAAGCTTAGGCCAGTCAGAGGAGCCCTTGCTCACACCCGAGAACCAATTTCTTGAAAGGCACCTGGAGCGCCCCTGCTGCACCAGCCCCAACCTGTGGCCAGCTGCGAAgtggcccaggggctgggagcgGGAGGCCGAAATGCTGGAAGAGCTGTGGGCCGGCCGCAGCCGTATACCTCCGCAGGGCCTGGATCCTCACAGGTTGCCTTATTCTGAGCCCCGCATCCTTGAGGCCACTTCCCAGGTGATGTGGAAGCCTCTGTTGCAGCCAGAAAACTCGCAGCTGGTTCCCGGTGTAAGCATGTGGAAGCCAACCACTCAGGAGCTGCTCAGCTCTGGCACACCCCAGGAGGAAGACAAGGAAGGCTGCACCTCACCTCCCACTGAGTAG
- the WDR54 gene encoding WD repeat-containing protein 54 isoform X3 has protein sequence MVAADSEGQKDPRVRMFRRERSIPLRGSAAALCNNLSVLQLPVHNLTHFGVVHGPSAQLVSAAPEGVPLAQRQLHAKERAGVSLPLITQVHWCVLPFRILLVLTSHRGIQMYESDGSVMVYWHALDSGDASPVQAVFARGIASSGHFICVGTWSGRVLVFDVPAKGPNIVLSEELAGHLTSVTDIASEHAQEQDCIADMVTADDSGLLCVWRSGPEFKLLTRIPGFGAPCTSVQLWQGIVAAGYGNGQLCLYEASTGTLHAQINAHARAICALDLAPMVGKLLSAAEDTFVHIWKLNRNLKNGCIEVEHCHGECVPDTQVCGARFCDPSGSSLAVTGYDLAEILRFSSV, from the exons ATGGTGGCGGCGGATTCGGAGGGACAGAAAGATCCTAGAGTCAG GATGTTCCGCCGGGAGCGTTCCATCCCTCTTCGAGGCTCGGCTGCCGCCCTTTGCAACAACCTCAGTGTGCTGCAGCTGCCGGTCCATAACCTCACACACTTTGGGGTAGTCCATGGACCCAGCGCCCAGCTTGTCAGCGCTGCTCCTGAGGGTGTACCCTTGGCCCAGCGCCAGCTCCACGCTAAGGAGCGAGCTGGAGTGAGCCTCCCACTTATCACCCAG GTCCATTGGTGTGTCCTTCCCTTCCGAATATTGCTGGTACTCACTTCACATAGGGGAATACAG ATGTATGAGTCTGATGGCTCTGTCATGGTCTATTGGCACGCGCTGGACTCCGGAGATGCCTCTCCAG TACAGGCTGTGTTTGCCCGAGGAATTGCTTCCAGTGGCCACTTCATCTGTGTGG GAACGTGGTCAGGCCGGGTACTGGTATTTGATGTCCCAGCCAAGGGTCCCAACATTGTACTGAGTGAAGAGCTGGCCGGGCACCTGACATCAGTCACAGACATTGCCAGCGAGCATGCCCAGGAACAG GACTGCATTGCTGACATGGTGACGGCAGATGATTCAGGCTTGCTGTGTGTCTGGCGGTCAGGTCCTGAATTCAAATTATTGACCCGAATTCCAGGATTTGG GGCCCCATGCACTTCCGTGCAGCTGTGGCAGGGGATCGTAGCAGCAGGCTATGGAAATGGGCAACTGTGTCTGTATGAGGCCAGTACAGGAACTCTGCACGCCCAGATCAATGCCCACGCCCGGGCCATCTGTGCCCTGGACCTGGCTCCGATGGTGGGCAAG CTACTCTCTGCGGCCGAGGACACCTTTGTACACATCTGGAAGCTGAACAGAAATCTAAAGAATGGCTGcattgag GTGGAACACTGTCATGGCGAATGTGTGCCCGACACTCAGGTGTGTGGTGCCCGATTCTGTGATCCCTCCGGCAGTTCTTTGGCTGTGACTGGCTACGACCTCGCTGAAATCCTGAGATTCAGCAGTGTGTGA
- the WDR54 gene encoding WD repeat-containing protein 54 isoform X1, protein MVAADSEGQKDPRVRMFRRERSIPLRGSAAALCNNLSVLQLPVHNLTHFGVVHGPSAQLVSAAPEGVPLAQRQLHAKERAGVSLPLITQVHWCVLPFRILLVLTSHRGIQMYESDGSVMVYWHALDSGDASPVQAVFARGIASSGHFICVGTWSGRVLVFDVPAKGPNIVLSEELAGHLTSVTDIASEHAQEQDPAGEKGKGSLCLSPQDCIADMVTADDSGLLCVWRSGPEFKLLTRIPGFGAPCTSVQLWQGIVAAGYGNGQLCLYEASTGTLHAQINAHARAICALDLAPMVGKLLSAAEDTFVHIWKLNRNLKNGCIEVEHCHGECVPDTQVCGARFCDPSGSSLAVTGYDLAEILRFSSV, encoded by the exons ATGGTGGCGGCGGATTCGGAGGGACAGAAAGATCCTAGAGTCAG GATGTTCCGCCGGGAGCGTTCCATCCCTCTTCGAGGCTCGGCTGCCGCCCTTTGCAACAACCTCAGTGTGCTGCAGCTGCCGGTCCATAACCTCACACACTTTGGGGTAGTCCATGGACCCAGCGCCCAGCTTGTCAGCGCTGCTCCTGAGGGTGTACCCTTGGCCCAGCGCCAGCTCCACGCTAAGGAGCGAGCTGGAGTGAGCCTCCCACTTATCACCCAG GTCCATTGGTGTGTCCTTCCCTTCCGAATATTGCTGGTACTCACTTCACATAGGGGAATACAG ATGTATGAGTCTGATGGCTCTGTCATGGTCTATTGGCACGCGCTGGACTCCGGAGATGCCTCTCCAG TACAGGCTGTGTTTGCCCGAGGAATTGCTTCCAGTGGCCACTTCATCTGTGTGG GAACGTGGTCAGGCCGGGTACTGGTATTTGATGTCCCAGCCAAGGGTCCCAACATTGTACTGAGTGAAGAGCTGGCCGGGCACCTGACATCAGTCACAGACATTGCCAGCGAGCATGCCCAGGAACAG GACCCAgcaggggagaaaggaaagggctcACTCTGCCTTTCCCCTCAGGACTGCATTGCTGACATGGTGACGGCAGATGATTCAGGCTTGCTGTGTGTCTGGCGGTCAGGTCCTGAATTCAAATTATTGACCCGAATTCCAGGATTTGG GGCCCCATGCACTTCCGTGCAGCTGTGGCAGGGGATCGTAGCAGCAGGCTATGGAAATGGGCAACTGTGTCTGTATGAGGCCAGTACAGGAACTCTGCACGCCCAGATCAATGCCCACGCCCGGGCCATCTGTGCCCTGGACCTGGCTCCGATGGTGGGCAAG CTACTCTCTGCGGCCGAGGACACCTTTGTACACATCTGGAAGCTGAACAGAAATCTAAAGAATGGCTGcattgag GTGGAACACTGTCATGGCGAATGTGTGCCCGACACTCAGGTGTGTGGTGCCCGATTCTGTGATCCCTCCGGCAGTTCTTTGGCTGTGACTGGCTACGACCTCGCTGAAATCCTGAGATTCAGCAGTGTGTGA
- the WDR54 gene encoding WD repeat-containing protein 54 isoform X2 produces MFRRERSIPLRGSAAALCNNLSVLQLPVHNLTHFGVVHGPSAQLVSAAPEGVPLAQRQLHAKERAGVSLPLITQVHWCVLPFRILLVLTSHRGIQMYESDGSVMVYWHALDSGDASPVQAVFARGIASSGHFICVGTWSGRVLVFDVPAKGPNIVLSEELAGHLTSVTDIASEHAQEQDPAGEKGKGSLCLSPQDCIADMVTADDSGLLCVWRSGPEFKLLTRIPGFGAPCTSVQLWQGIVAAGYGNGQLCLYEASTGTLHAQINAHARAICALDLAPMVGKLLSAAEDTFVHIWKLNRNLKNGCIEVEHCHGECVPDTQVCGARFCDPSGSSLAVTGYDLAEILRFSSV; encoded by the exons ATGTTCCGCCGGGAGCGTTCCATCCCTCTTCGAGGCTCGGCTGCCGCCCTTTGCAACAACCTCAGTGTGCTGCAGCTGCCGGTCCATAACCTCACACACTTTGGGGTAGTCCATGGACCCAGCGCCCAGCTTGTCAGCGCTGCTCCTGAGGGTGTACCCTTGGCCCAGCGCCAGCTCCACGCTAAGGAGCGAGCTGGAGTGAGCCTCCCACTTATCACCCAG GTCCATTGGTGTGTCCTTCCCTTCCGAATATTGCTGGTACTCACTTCACATAGGGGAATACAG ATGTATGAGTCTGATGGCTCTGTCATGGTCTATTGGCACGCGCTGGACTCCGGAGATGCCTCTCCAG TACAGGCTGTGTTTGCCCGAGGAATTGCTTCCAGTGGCCACTTCATCTGTGTGG GAACGTGGTCAGGCCGGGTACTGGTATTTGATGTCCCAGCCAAGGGTCCCAACATTGTACTGAGTGAAGAGCTGGCCGGGCACCTGACATCAGTCACAGACATTGCCAGCGAGCATGCCCAGGAACAG GACCCAgcaggggagaaaggaaagggctcACTCTGCCTTTCCCCTCAGGACTGCATTGCTGACATGGTGACGGCAGATGATTCAGGCTTGCTGTGTGTCTGGCGGTCAGGTCCTGAATTCAAATTATTGACCCGAATTCCAGGATTTGG GGCCCCATGCACTTCCGTGCAGCTGTGGCAGGGGATCGTAGCAGCAGGCTATGGAAATGGGCAACTGTGTCTGTATGAGGCCAGTACAGGAACTCTGCACGCCCAGATCAATGCCCACGCCCGGGCCATCTGTGCCCTGGACCTGGCTCCGATGGTGGGCAAG CTACTCTCTGCGGCCGAGGACACCTTTGTACACATCTGGAAGCTGAACAGAAATCTAAAGAATGGCTGcattgag GTGGAACACTGTCATGGCGAATGTGTGCCCGACACTCAGGTGTGTGGTGCCCGATTCTGTGATCCCTCCGGCAGTTCTTTGGCTGTGACTGGCTACGACCTCGCTGAAATCCTGAGATTCAGCAGTGTGTGA
- the WDR54 gene encoding WD repeat-containing protein 54 isoform X4 codes for MFRRERSIPLRGSAAALCNNLSVLQLPVHNLTHFGVVHGPSAQLVSAAPEGVPLAQRQLHAKERAGVSLPLITQVHWCVLPFRILLVLTSHRGIQMYESDGSVMVYWHALDSGDASPVQAVFARGIASSGHFICVGTWSGRVLVFDVPAKGPNIVLSEELAGHLTSVTDIASEHAQEQDCIADMVTADDSGLLCVWRSGPEFKLLTRIPGFGAPCTSVQLWQGIVAAGYGNGQLCLYEASTGTLHAQINAHARAICALDLAPMVGKLLSAAEDTFVHIWKLNRNLKNGCIEVEHCHGECVPDTQVCGARFCDPSGSSLAVTGYDLAEILRFSSV; via the exons ATGTTCCGCCGGGAGCGTTCCATCCCTCTTCGAGGCTCGGCTGCCGCCCTTTGCAACAACCTCAGTGTGCTGCAGCTGCCGGTCCATAACCTCACACACTTTGGGGTAGTCCATGGACCCAGCGCCCAGCTTGTCAGCGCTGCTCCTGAGGGTGTACCCTTGGCCCAGCGCCAGCTCCACGCTAAGGAGCGAGCTGGAGTGAGCCTCCCACTTATCACCCAG GTCCATTGGTGTGTCCTTCCCTTCCGAATATTGCTGGTACTCACTTCACATAGGGGAATACAG ATGTATGAGTCTGATGGCTCTGTCATGGTCTATTGGCACGCGCTGGACTCCGGAGATGCCTCTCCAG TACAGGCTGTGTTTGCCCGAGGAATTGCTTCCAGTGGCCACTTCATCTGTGTGG GAACGTGGTCAGGCCGGGTACTGGTATTTGATGTCCCAGCCAAGGGTCCCAACATTGTACTGAGTGAAGAGCTGGCCGGGCACCTGACATCAGTCACAGACATTGCCAGCGAGCATGCCCAGGAACAG GACTGCATTGCTGACATGGTGACGGCAGATGATTCAGGCTTGCTGTGTGTCTGGCGGTCAGGTCCTGAATTCAAATTATTGACCCGAATTCCAGGATTTGG GGCCCCATGCACTTCCGTGCAGCTGTGGCAGGGGATCGTAGCAGCAGGCTATGGAAATGGGCAACTGTGTCTGTATGAGGCCAGTACAGGAACTCTGCACGCCCAGATCAATGCCCACGCCCGGGCCATCTGTGCCCTGGACCTGGCTCCGATGGTGGGCAAG CTACTCTCTGCGGCCGAGGACACCTTTGTACACATCTGGAAGCTGAACAGAAATCTAAAGAATGGCTGcattgag GTGGAACACTGTCATGGCGAATGTGTGCCCGACACTCAGGTGTGTGGTGCCCGATTCTGTGATCCCTCCGGCAGTTCTTTGGCTGTGACTGGCTACGACCTCGCTGAAATCCTGAGATTCAGCAGTGTGTGA